Part of the Leptospira sp. WS92.C1 genome is shown below.
CGAAATTTTTTTAAGCTCCGATTCCAAATAGAGTGATGGTTTTTTATCTTCAATCATTTATCCAAAATTCGCACATTTTTGAGAAAAAAAACCGATGCCTCCGCTTCCTTGTCGGACGTCCGACAAGGAACCCTGTACTTGGTTGACAGGATGCTTAATTTTAAACATCTTCCTTTTGTGCAGACGTCCTTGATTCATCGATTGCTTTTAGAGAATTCTTCTTCCAAAAACAAAAAAGAAGAATTTTCCAAAACATTTGGAGAATGGATTCGAATTTGTGATGGGCTTTGCGGAGTTTTGACCTTGAGTTTTGATCAAGGCCAAAGTTTGGATGAAGTGGCCAGCTTGGGCTACGACGAAGACGGCTTTTTTTATTCATTCTTATCCCGTGCGACTGGGAATTTGGACAAACTCAATCACAGTGATTTTCCTCTCTGGTTTTCCTCGGAAGAATACGATTTATCCATGCCTCATTCCGCCGGTTGTTTGGTCGCGGGAATTCGAGGCGATTCTTCTCTCGAAGGTTTTTTTCTGGTTGAATTTTTAGAAAAGCCTTCCGATGCAATGTTTACTTTTTGGGCCTTGGCGGCCCAAAAAATTTCCGAAAATTCAGAATCGAATCTTTCGATTTTAAAGGCCAATTCTCCGGTTTCAAAAGTTCGCCCGGACGCTGTTCGAAAGGAATCGATTGGAGAATTTTTAGCGGAAATTTGCGGGATTTCCGACCTTCCGGATTGGATCGCAAAGGGAAAATCTTGGATTCGAATTTTGGGTGCTCCCGGTGTCGGCAAAAAGGCTCTTGGCAAATGGATTCACAGAACCCTAAGTCCCGAAAAGGGAATTTTGGTTCTTGGTTTTTTACCCGAACAGATTTCTAAATTAGATAAGTCTTTGGAAGAATGGGTTCGGATGACAAATTCCGGAACGATTTTGATCGAAGGGGCTCAGAAATTT
Proteins encoded:
- a CDS encoding helix-turn-helix domain-containing protein — its product is MLNFKHLPFVQTSLIHRLLLENSSSKNKKEEFSKTFGEWIRICDGLCGVLTLSFDQGQSLDEVASLGYDEDGFFYSFLSRATGNLDKLNHSDFPLWFSSEEYDLSMPHSAGCLVAGIRGDSSLEGFFLVEFLEKPSDAMFTFWALAAQKISENSESNLSILKANSPVSKVRPDAVRKESIGEFLAEICGISDLPDWIAKGKSWIRILGAPGVGKKALGKWIHRTLSPEKGILVLGFLPEQISKLDKSLEEWVRMTNSGTILIEGAQKFTGVQQKFFFKILSEGLGDFRLIFTETSESEPTEIFRPFRELLLQKTISLPEISELSLFQKESLVYLILDELKESSGREDLRLSEESLQKILKMNVGNNLSGLRNLLEESILSSNGSEIGIQEKKERKDRILTIPDSEDLDLRRAVEAVERQKILLAHKLFGGNQIRMAKALGISRGSLQYKLKQLEIG